A region of Bradyrhizobium sp. CCBAU 53351 DNA encodes the following proteins:
- a CDS encoding type IV toxin-antitoxin system AbiEi family antitoxin: MAEQKDRKLNRLERTLPQGLLVDAAWMERHGYSTSLRSQYVSAGWLVQPARGTFKRPLGELSWQGAVVSLQRLLGSDFVVGGRTAIEVQGFGHYLSQTGPSTIHLYGTRSAPGWLGKLPLKQKFRVHRTQSLFKTHGSLPTSESGTTREIPGPFDWPLTVSTPERAFLELLDELPRHESFHHVDALAEGLRSLSPRRLQMLLNDCKSVKVKRLFFWFAERHQHAWLKQIDKSKVNLGTGKRMLVKGGKLDTKYLITIPDDLNAPV; encoded by the coding sequence ATGGCTGAGCAAAAGGACAGAAAGCTAAACAGGCTCGAAAGGACCCTTCCGCAGGGACTTCTGGTCGATGCCGCCTGGATGGAACGACATGGATATTCCACCAGCTTGCGCAGCCAATACGTATCGGCCGGCTGGCTCGTTCAGCCGGCGCGGGGAACCTTCAAGCGCCCGCTCGGTGAACTCTCCTGGCAGGGCGCCGTCGTGTCACTCCAGCGATTGCTCGGCTCCGACTTCGTCGTTGGCGGACGCACCGCCATCGAAGTGCAAGGCTTCGGCCACTACCTGAGCCAGACGGGTCCTTCGACCATACATCTATACGGAACGCGGTCTGCTCCCGGCTGGCTCGGCAAACTTCCGCTCAAACAGAAATTCCGCGTTCACCGCACGCAAAGCCTGTTCAAAACGCACGGGAGCCTGCCCACATCAGAGTCGGGGACAACGCGGGAAATACCGGGACCATTCGACTGGCCTCTCACGGTATCGACGCCCGAACGCGCGTTTCTCGAACTGCTCGACGAATTGCCCCGCCACGAAAGCTTCCATCACGTCGATGCACTGGCGGAAGGCTTGAGGAGCCTGAGCCCCCGGCGGCTGCAAATGCTTCTGAACGACTGCAAAAGCGTCAAGGTCAAACGATTGTTTTTCTGGTTCGCGGAGCGACATCAGCACGCTTGGCTCAAACAGATCGACAAGTCGAAAGTCAATCTCGGCACGGGAAAGCGCATGCTCGTCAAGGGCGGCAAACTCGACACCAAATACCTCATAACCATCCCAGACGACCTCAATGCCCCTGTCTGA
- a CDS encoding nucleotidyl transferase AbiEii/AbiGii toxin family protein yields the protein MPLSEKYRHQVALLIETIPFVAAEPDFALKGGTAINLFHRDMPRLSVDIDLTYLPVAPRPESLAAIDAAMKRMTEAIRKGLPGARLTEVVNPREKIVTKLTVQKGDAQIKIEITPVIRGCVFEPELRDVSPSVEETFGFAQMKVVSFADLYAGKLVAALDRQHPRDLFDVRDLLANEGITDDLRKAFIVYLISHDRPISEVVVPRRKDIQHEFTHGFEGMTADEVTLDELLKTRETLIAEIAGKMRQARKDFLMGFKRGEPDWNLLGVPDAADLPAVRWKQINLDKLPAEHRATLVAQLEKVLRNA from the coding sequence ATGCCCCTGTCTGAAAAATATCGGCATCAAGTGGCCTTGTTGATCGAGACGATCCCGTTCGTCGCGGCGGAGCCCGATTTTGCGCTCAAGGGTGGCACCGCCATCAATCTCTTCCACCGAGATATGCCGCGCCTATCGGTCGATATCGACCTGACATATCTGCCGGTGGCTCCGCGTCCCGAATCTCTTGCGGCGATAGATGCGGCGATGAAGCGCATGACAGAGGCCATAAGGAAAGGATTGCCGGGCGCGCGGCTGACGGAAGTCGTCAATCCCCGTGAAAAGATCGTCACCAAGCTGACCGTCCAGAAAGGCGACGCGCAGATCAAGATCGAGATCACGCCGGTGATCAGGGGCTGCGTCTTCGAGCCGGAGCTGCGCGACGTGTCGCCGAGCGTCGAAGAGACGTTCGGCTTCGCGCAGATGAAAGTCGTTTCGTTCGCCGATCTATACGCCGGCAAGCTTGTCGCGGCGCTCGACCGGCAGCATCCGCGCGACCTCTTCGATGTCCGCGATCTGCTCGCCAACGAAGGCATCACGGACGATCTCCGCAAAGCGTTCATTGTCTACCTCATCAGCCATGACCGGCCGATCTCCGAGGTCGTGGTTCCTCGTCGCAAGGACATCCAGCACGAATTCACGCACGGCTTTGAGGGCATGACCGCCGATGAAGTGACCCTGGACGAGTTGCTCAAAACCCGGGAAACGCTGATCGCCGAAATCGCGGGAAAAATGCGGCAAGCTCGCAAGGACTTCCTCATGGGATTCAAGCGCGGCGAGCCGGATTGGAACCTGCTAGGCGTCCCTGACGCAGCGGACCTGCCGGCGGTGCGCTGGAAGCAGATCAATCTGGACAAGCTTCCTGCCGAGCACAGGGCGACGCTCGTCGCGCAGCTCGAGAAGGTCTTGCGCAATGCCTGA
- a CDS encoding XRE family transcriptional regulator — translation MIGHKLKVARSASGLSLRGLADAMDGIVSAQAIGKYERNEDMPSSRVLIALAATLHVTEDYLLSEDELALEGVEFRKKAGTSFREEAALEARAIHMLERYLAIEDLLQMRSIDWEQPRSAPHPVADVRDAEDAARSVREDWGLGNDPIPQLAELLEERGIKILSLDLDDIDGLAAKVRRKDRNAARVIVIKQSTWSERKRFNLAHELGHMVLAPSPGVDEEKAAHRFAGAFLMPADVLRAEVGVSRSSISLGELVALKKRFGVSIQAIAYRCKDLGIISQSAFGRLFKIFAERGWRTAPYEEPGRMKPELEEPKRFERLCYRALAERVIGEARAAELLGITVRELDARLDQVAA, via the coding sequence ATGATCGGACACAAGCTTAAGGTCGCACGGTCGGCCTCGGGCCTGTCGTTGCGTGGCCTCGCTGACGCCATGGATGGCATCGTATCGGCCCAAGCCATTGGCAAATATGAGAGAAACGAGGATATGCCGAGCTCGCGGGTGCTGATCGCCTTGGCGGCGACGCTCCACGTGACGGAGGATTACCTGCTCAGCGAGGACGAACTTGCCCTTGAGGGCGTCGAGTTCCGCAAGAAGGCGGGCACGTCGTTCCGGGAAGAAGCCGCCCTCGAAGCCCGCGCGATTCACATGCTGGAGCGCTATCTCGCGATCGAGGACCTGCTCCAGATGCGCAGCATCGATTGGGAGCAGCCACGCAGCGCACCACATCCGGTGGCCGATGTCCGGGACGCCGAAGATGCGGCTCGCTCTGTCCGCGAAGACTGGGGTTTGGGAAACGATCCCATCCCGCAGCTCGCCGAGCTTCTGGAGGAGCGCGGGATCAAGATCCTGTCGCTCGATCTCGACGATATCGACGGGCTTGCCGCCAAGGTGCGACGCAAGGACCGCAACGCTGCGCGAGTAATCGTCATCAAGCAAAGCACGTGGTCGGAGCGGAAGCGCTTCAATCTCGCCCATGAGCTCGGTCATATGGTGCTGGCCCCATCCCCCGGCGTCGATGAGGAAAAGGCGGCGCATCGGTTTGCCGGCGCCTTCCTGATGCCGGCCGACGTCCTTCGGGCCGAAGTTGGGGTCAGCCGATCGTCGATCAGTCTTGGCGAGCTGGTCGCGCTCAAGAAGCGTTTTGGCGTCAGCATCCAGGCCATCGCCTATCGCTGCAAGGATCTCGGCATCATCAGCCAGTCCGCTTTTGGCCGGCTGTTCAAGATCTTCGCGGAACGGGGATGGCGGACGGCGCCCTATGAAGAGCCAGGCCGGATGAAGCCTGAACTCGAGGAGCCGAAGCGCTTCGAGAGGCTTTGCTATCGTGCGCTGGCCGAACGAGTCATCGGCGAAGCCCGGGCCGCTGAACTGCTGGGAATAACGGTTCGCGAACTGGACGCTCGTCTGGATCAAGTTGCGGCGTAA
- a CDS encoding ATP-binding protein, with protein MSQPSIFDSETPLPSDTLAKREKTLLGFDTRYARVHDQLRLLLNVRELAGWSHKNHGKSLPICDLVAEQYPLVIFHGDVGTGKTATAECIANKLVIEARSEDSILFKLSNRVRGSGMVGEMGTLIAEAFKKVIQSAGKHRRAVLIIDEGDSLAASRAQEHSHHEDKVAVNTLIQGVDDLRQYGGRIVVILCTNRLSVLDPALCRRAAIIEEFRRPTDDERRQLLTMDLAGLSLTPIQLSQLVEATGARAGKPSWTYSDIRTRLYPAALAKAFPSGPLRFDQLKLAAAAITASPVMEDR; from the coding sequence GTGAGTCAACCCAGCATCTTCGACAGCGAGACGCCGCTGCCCAGCGATACGCTGGCCAAACGCGAGAAGACCCTTCTGGGGTTCGATACCCGATATGCGCGGGTCCACGATCAGCTTCGTCTGCTGCTGAATGTCCGCGAGCTGGCGGGCTGGAGCCACAAGAATCACGGCAAGAGCCTTCCGATCTGCGATCTCGTCGCCGAGCAGTATCCGCTGGTGATCTTTCACGGCGATGTCGGCACCGGCAAGACCGCAACAGCGGAGTGCATCGCCAACAAGTTGGTAATCGAGGCCAGAAGCGAAGATTCGATCCTGTTCAAGCTGAGTAACCGCGTCCGCGGCAGCGGCATGGTCGGCGAGATGGGAACATTGATCGCGGAAGCCTTCAAGAAGGTCATTCAATCGGCCGGCAAGCACCGCCGCGCGGTCCTGATCATCGACGAAGGCGACAGCCTCGCCGCCTCGCGCGCCCAGGAGCACAGCCACCACGAAGACAAGGTAGCGGTGAACACGCTCATTCAGGGCGTCGATGACCTGCGCCAGTACGGCGGCCGGATCGTGGTGATCCTGTGCACCAACCGGCTGTCGGTCCTGGATCCTGCCTTGTGCCGCCGCGCCGCCATCATCGAGGAGTTCCGCCGTCCAACGGACGACGAGCGCCGCCAATTGCTCACGATGGATCTGGCCGGGTTGTCTCTGACGCCCATTCAGCTATCGCAGCTCGTCGAAGCCACCGGAGCGCGGGCAGGCAAGCCGTCCTGGACCTATTCGGATATCAGGACGAGGCTCTATCCGGCCGCGCTGGCAAAGGCCTTCCCGAGCGGGCCACTGCGCTTCGATCAACTCAAGCTCGCCGCCGCGGCGATCACCGCGTCGCCGGTGATGGAGGATCGCTGA